The following proteins are encoded in a genomic region of Micromonospora olivasterospora:
- a CDS encoding Brp/Blh family beta-carotene 15,15'-dioxygenase, whose amino-acid sequence MGILALLAVLVPYLLTQAEAAASTPIPALLGLVLGLPHGAVDHLVPAWLSTEARRWGRRLSLLLGYAAMAGTGLLAYHAAPAAVLLGFLVLAIAHFGAGDEAFRAERDGRRKRLRPHGVLAYGAPPVVFPLVLSRDQVDELLERVAAGSTTPLTSEVRAAALVLTVSAMALTAVQHARGRRVRDLVELGLLAAVFAIVPPALAFGVYFAAWHSLRHIARLLCADPANTAYLRAGRLGPPLRRFALHAAAPTAAVLVSFALLAHHTGTAGVLPAAFALLAALTVPHTVVVAWLDRRAR is encoded by the coding sequence GTGGGCATCCTTGCGCTACTCGCCGTACTCGTCCCGTACCTGCTCACCCAGGCCGAGGCGGCGGCGTCCACGCCGATCCCGGCGCTGCTGGGGCTGGTGCTGGGGCTTCCACACGGCGCCGTCGACCACCTGGTTCCCGCCTGGCTCTCGACGGAGGCGCGGCGGTGGGGCCGACGCCTGAGCCTGCTACTCGGCTATGCCGCCATGGCCGGCACCGGGCTGCTGGCCTACCACGCCGCACCGGCCGCCGTCCTGCTGGGCTTCCTGGTCCTCGCCATCGCGCACTTCGGCGCCGGCGACGAGGCGTTCCGGGCCGAGCGGGACGGCCGGCGGAAGCGCCTACGCCCGCACGGCGTCCTCGCCTACGGCGCACCGCCGGTGGTCTTTCCCCTGGTGCTGTCGCGCGACCAGGTGGACGAACTGCTGGAGCGCGTCGCCGCCGGGTCCACCACGCCGCTCACCAGCGAGGTCCGCGCCGCCGCCCTGGTCCTCACGGTGTCGGCGATGGCCCTCACCGCCGTACAGCACGCGCGCGGTCGACGGGTACGCGACCTCGTCGAACTCGGGCTCCTCGCCGCCGTGTTCGCGATCGTCCCGCCCGCGCTGGCGTTCGGGGTCTACTTCGCGGCGTGGCATTCGCTCCGGCACATCGCGCGACTGCTCTGCGCCGACCCGGCGAACACCGCCTATCTGCGGGCCGGTCGGCTGGGCCCACCGCTACGACGATTCGCCCTGCACGCCGCGGCCCCCACCGCGGCCGTACTGGTCTCCTTCGCCCTGCTCGCCCACCACACCGGGACCGCGGGAGTCCTGCCCGCGGCATTCGCCCTCCTCGCCGCGCTCACCGTGCCGCACACCGTGGTCGTCGCCTGGCTGGACCGACGCGCCCGATGA
- a CDS encoding IS110 family transposase, producing the protein MGVPEQIEDEEHEQRLERVAAIDVAKASGKVCTRVPHESKAGSRVTLVWDVAATTNAICELAAHLVEQRIERVVLESTSDYWRPFFYLLEAAGLCVWLVNASDVKQVSGRPKTDKLDAVWLAKLNERGMLRPSFVPPADIRRLRDYTRLRLDLTRDRTRNKQRMEKLLEDALIKLSTVATDIFGKSGRDMIEALIAGNNDPKQLAALARGRMRVKHAALVQALDGRFDAHHADLARILLDQVDRLDTQIQRLTTTIDELIAAMPTAAASDQAPTDTGGGGSEQQPTTTLPVIARLDEVPGIAKHTAQVIIAELGLDMAQFPTAGHLVSWAKLSPRTIQSGARQRGGKTGKGNPYLKGILGEAAAAAAKTDTFLGERYRRLVKRRGKLKALVAVARSILVIVWHLLADPTIRFRDLGPDFHTRRVNTDRKIRSLVHQLEILGHTVSLQPAA; encoded by the coding sequence ATGGGAGTCCCCGAGCAGATCGAGGACGAGGAGCATGAGCAGCGACTGGAACGGGTCGCCGCGATCGATGTGGCCAAGGCATCCGGGAAGGTGTGCACCCGCGTGCCGCATGAGTCGAAGGCCGGCAGCCGGGTCACCCTGGTGTGGGATGTGGCGGCCACTACCAACGCGATCTGCGAGTTGGCCGCGCACCTGGTCGAGCAGCGCATCGAGCGGGTCGTCCTGGAGTCGACGTCGGATTATTGGCGGCCGTTCTTCTACCTGTTGGAGGCCGCCGGGCTGTGCGTGTGGCTGGTCAACGCCAGCGACGTCAAGCAGGTCTCCGGCCGGCCGAAAACGGACAAGCTGGACGCGGTGTGGCTGGCGAAGCTCAACGAGCGGGGCATGCTGCGCCCCTCGTTCGTGCCCCCGGCGGACATCCGTCGGCTGCGGGACTACACCCGGCTGCGGCTGGACCTGACCCGCGACCGGACCCGCAACAAGCAGCGCATGGAAAAACTCCTGGAGGACGCGCTGATCAAACTGTCGACGGTGGCCACCGACATCTTCGGCAAGTCGGGCCGGGACATGATCGAGGCGTTGATCGCCGGGAACAACGACCCGAAGCAGTTGGCCGCGCTGGCCCGGGGCCGGATGCGGGTCAAACACGCAGCTCTGGTCCAGGCCTTGGACGGCCGCTTCGACGCCCACCACGCCGACCTGGCCCGGATCCTGCTCGACCAGGTCGACAGGCTCGACACCCAGATCCAGCGGCTGACCACCACCATCGATGAACTGATCGCGGCGATGCCCACCGCCGCAGCAAGCGACCAGGCACCCACCGACACCGGCGGTGGCGGATCCGAGCAGCAGCCCACCACCACCCTGCCGGTGATCGCGCGGCTGGACGAGGTACCCGGCATCGCCAAGCACACCGCCCAGGTCATCATCGCCGAACTCGGCCTGGACATGGCCCAGTTCCCCACCGCGGGGCACCTGGTGTCCTGGGCAAAACTGTCCCCGCGCACGATCCAGTCCGGGGCCAGACAGCGCGGCGGGAAGACCGGCAAGGGCAATCCGTATCTCAAAGGAATCCTCGGGGAGGCCGCCGCCGCGGCCGCGAAAACCGACACATTCCTCGGTGAGCGGTACCGGCGCCTGGTCAAACGCCGAGGAAAACTCAAAGCCCTGGTCGCCGTCGCCAGATCCATCCTGGTCATCGTCTGGCACCTGCTGGCCGACCCCACCATCCGGTTCCGTGACCTGGGCCCGGACTTCCACACCCGCCGCGTCAACACCGACCGCAAAATCCGAAGCCTGGTCCACCAACTCGAAATCCTCGGCCACACCGTCAGCCTGCAACCCGCCGCCTGA
- a CDS encoding bacteriorhodopsin, with product MAEWWLWSYVILCAAALLLFVRWSRNPKGIPQSEYLVVFVVLGWSAIWHVVAALDAGRTRAADPIMEWAHYADWIVTAPLLAFSLVLTATHAIAEKRIGLVTALIVPTIPMILAGPVAEAMRSPTARFASYGIGMVALGLVLGLIWGPLRADAERQPAPMAAHFIVVALLLSLLWLAFPLVWILGPPGVEILDEDTSAILFVVLSALMKVGWSIVDVGRLRAMSDRGQLAVA from the coding sequence GTGGCCGAGTGGTGGCTGTGGTCGTACGTCATCCTGTGCGCCGCCGCCCTGCTGCTGTTCGTGCGATGGAGCCGCAACCCGAAGGGAATTCCCCAGTCCGAGTACCTGGTGGTGTTCGTCGTCCTGGGGTGGTCGGCGATCTGGCACGTCGTCGCGGCGCTCGACGCCGGCCGGACGAGGGCCGCAGACCCCATCATGGAATGGGCGCACTACGCCGACTGGATCGTCACCGCGCCGCTGCTGGCGTTCTCTCTCGTTCTCACGGCCACGCACGCCATCGCCGAGAAGCGGATAGGCCTGGTGACGGCGCTCATCGTGCCAACCATCCCGATGATCCTCGCGGGACCGGTCGCCGAGGCCATGAGGAGCCCTACGGCCCGGTTCGCCAGCTACGGAATCGGGATGGTCGCGCTCGGGCTCGTCCTGGGCCTGATCTGGGGGCCGCTACGGGCCGACGCCGAACGGCAGCCCGCCCCGATGGCCGCCCACTTCATCGTCGTGGCACTGCTGCTGTCCCTGCTCTGGCTCGCCTTCCCGCTGGTCTGGATCCTGGGGCCGCCCGGAGTCGAGATCCTCGACGAGGACACCAGTGCGATCCTCTTCGTCGTCCTGTCGGCCCTCATGAAGGTCGGCTGGAGCATCGTCGACGTGGGCCGGCTCCGCGCGATGTCCGACCGTGGCCAACTCGCGGTGGCGTGA
- a CDS encoding ATP-binding cassette domain-containing protein — translation MTETKFPQQLVERANPDRVSSALAASSNGTYVNGQQVEQAALSDGDLLSFGHHQMVFDDIAPHDYVDTGRVSLRAEGLRVTAGARNLLPDLSFALEECSLLAVVGPSGTGKSTLLEALTGNHPAQAGTVRYQDRDLYAEYADLRHRIGLVPQDDIPHHQLTVRRAIRSAAGLRFGADVTPAERDQRIDEVLDQLALTTHADQRIAMIRPSVEITRRRFRLVRRRSMVGL, via the coding sequence GTGACTGAGACGAAGTTCCCGCAGCAGCTGGTCGAGCGGGCCAACCCCGACAGAGTCTCGTCGGCCCTGGCGGCCTCCTCGAACGGCACGTACGTCAACGGGCAGCAGGTCGAGCAGGCGGCGCTCTCCGACGGCGACCTCCTCTCGTTCGGGCACCACCAGATGGTGTTCGACGACATCGCCCCGCACGACTACGTCGACACCGGCCGGGTGTCGCTGCGCGCCGAGGGGCTGCGGGTCACGGCCGGCGCGCGGAACCTGCTCCCGGACCTCTCGTTCGCGCTCGAAGAGTGCAGTCTGCTCGCAGTGGTCGGGCCGAGCGGCACCGGCAAGTCCACGCTGCTGGAGGCGCTGACCGGCAACCACCCGGCGCAGGCAGGCACGGTCCGTTACCAGGACCGCGACCTCTACGCCGAGTACGCCGACCTGCGGCACCGCATCGGCCTGGTGCCGCAGGACGACATCCCGCACCACCAGCTGACCGTACGCCGGGCGATCCGCTCTGCGGCCGGACTGCGCTTCGGCGCCGACGTGACCCCCGCCGAACGGGACCAGCGCATCGACGAGGTGCTCGACCAACTCGCCCTCACCACGCACGCCGACCAGCGGATCGCAATGATCAGACCGAGCGTCGAGATCACCCGCAGAAGGTTTCGGCTTGTCCGTCGGCGGTCCATGGTCGGACTCTAA